The following proteins are encoded in a genomic region of Desulfovibrio aminophilus:
- a CDS encoding adenylyl-sulfate kinase gives MVVWIIGLSGSGKSTLANEVVRLVRGRGETVALLDGDAVRRVFGDDLGHTLEDRHKNARRMNALCKLLDEQGVHVVCAILSLFEDTRRWNRENLSAYYEVFLDAPLETLAARDPKGLYREALSGRMRDLPGVDIPFPRPERPDLILENTGTREELLAHAGDIARLFAGGRA, from the coding sequence ATGGTTGTCTGGATCATCGGACTTTCGGGCTCGGGCAAGAGCACCCTCGCCAACGAGGTGGTCCGCCTCGTGCGCGGGCGGGGCGAGACCGTGGCGCTGCTGGACGGCGACGCCGTGCGCCGCGTCTTCGGCGACGACCTGGGGCACACCCTGGAAGACCGCCACAAGAACGCCCGGCGCATGAACGCCCTGTGCAAGCTCCTGGACGAGCAGGGCGTGCACGTGGTCTGCGCCATCCTCTCGCTCTTCGAGGACACGCGGCGCTGGAACCGCGAGAACCTGAGCGCCTATTACGAGGTCTTTTTGGACGCGCCCCTGGAGACGCTCGCGGCCCGCGACCCCAAGGGGCTCTATCGCGAGGCCCTGTCCGGGCGCATGCGCGACCTGCCGGGCGTGGACATTCCCTTCCCCCGCCCCGAGCGGCCGGACCTGATCCTGGAGAACACCGGCACCCGGGAAGAACTGCTGGCCCACGCCGGGGACATCGCCCGGTTGTTCGCCGGAGGCAGGGCGTGA
- a CDS encoding gamma-glutamyl-gamma-aminobutyrate hydrolase family protein (Members of this family of hydrolases with an active site Cys residue belong to MEROPS family C26.) yields the protein MILAAVTQRRVEVPGRGSRDCLNRAWPAFLAACGVLAAPVPGDPGLLDAWLERVRPEAVILSGGNAAPGGGQDDACPERDRLELALIRWAGAGNAPLLGVCRGAQMLNAAHGGGLRRLPGHTAVTHALSPLPGAATPAPLPAEVNSFHDYSILAGDLGRELKPLALGPDGAVEFFVHERLPLAGLLWHPERFSPFRPEDAALVRALLGGRA from the coding sequence ATGATCCTGGCCGCCGTGACCCAGCGCCGCGTGGAGGTTCCCGGACGCGGTTCGAGGGACTGCCTGAACCGAGCCTGGCCCGCCTTCCTGGCCGCCTGCGGCGTGCTGGCCGCGCCCGTGCCCGGCGATCCCGGGCTCCTGGACGCCTGGCTGGAGCGGGTGCGGCCCGAGGCCGTGATCCTCTCCGGCGGCAACGCCGCCCCGGGCGGCGGGCAGGACGACGCCTGCCCCGAGCGCGACCGCCTGGAGCTGGCCCTGATCCGCTGGGCCGGGGCCGGGAACGCGCCCCTGCTGGGAGTCTGCCGGGGGGCGCAGATGCTCAACGCCGCGCATGGCGGGGGGCTGCGCCGCCTGCCGGGGCACACCGCCGTGACCCACGCCCTGAGCCCGCTGCCCGGAGCCGCGACGCCCGCGCCGCTGCCCGCCGAGGTCAATTCCTTTCACGACTACTCCATCCTGGCCGGGGACCTCGGCCGGGAGCTGAAGCCCCTGGCCCTGGGCCCGGACGGGGCCGTGGAATTTTTCGTTCACGAGCGCCTGCCGCTGGCCGGTCTGCTCTGGCACCCGGAGCGTTTTTCCCCCTTCCGGCCCGAGGATGCGGCCCTGGTGCGGGCCCTGCTGGGAGGCCGGGCATGA
- a CDS encoding NTP transferase domain-containing protein has translation MKAVLLAAGQGLRLRPWTENLPKCLLEAGGVRLLDAQRGVLRAEGVREHVLVAGHCAGALEGLGLTLLRNERYAETNMVWTLLSAREEMRDGAVVSYGDIAYPREALRAVLDSPADIAVAVDLEWESYWRLRFGDPLKDAETLAMRGGDIVEIGGRPERLDEIEGQYIGLMRFSAEGVRALWRVFEACRARGDINGKKPEKAFMTDLLQELIRAGLPVAACPFRGGWVEIDTPGDIGLPETGERLRRIAASLPAPSGTER, from the coding sequence ATGAAGGCCGTGCTGCTGGCCGCCGGTCAGGGCCTGCGTCTGCGGCCCTGGACCGAGAACCTGCCCAAGTGCCTGCTGGAGGCCGGGGGCGTGCGACTGCTGGACGCCCAGCGCGGGGTTTTGCGCGCCGAGGGCGTGCGGGAGCATGTCCTGGTGGCCGGGCATTGCGCCGGGGCCCTGGAGGGGCTCGGGCTCACGCTGTTGCGCAACGAGCGCTACGCCGAGACGAACATGGTCTGGACCCTGCTTTCGGCCCGGGAAGAGATGCGCGACGGGGCCGTGGTGTCCTATGGCGACATCGCCTACCCCAGGGAGGCGTTGCGGGCCGTGCTGGACTCCCCGGCGGACATCGCCGTGGCCGTGGACCTGGAGTGGGAGTCCTATTGGCGGCTGCGTTTCGGCGACCCGCTCAAGGACGCCGAGACCCTGGCCATGCGCGGCGGCGACATCGTGGAGATCGGCGGCAGGCCGGAGCGCCTGGACGAGATCGAGGGCCAGTACATCGGCCTCATGCGCTTCAGCGCCGAGGGCGTCCGCGCCCTCTGGCGGGTTTTCGAGGCCTGCCGGGCGCGCGGGGACATCAACGGCAAGAAACCGGAAAAGGCCTTCATGACCGACCTGCTCCAGGAGCTGATCCGCGCCGGGCTGCCGGTGGCGGCCTGCCCGTTCCGGGGCGGCTGGGTGGAGATCGACACCCCCGGCGACATCGGCCTGCCCGAGACCGGCGAGCGGCTGCGCCGCATCGCGGCCTCCCTGCCCGCGCCGTCGGGAACGGAGCGCTGA
- a CDS encoding class I SAM-dependent methyltransferase, with protein sequence MRVTYRHEHVDAYWAKRWAAIPADEEAANPEAYPLRYALEALEGVSGRILEAGCGSGRILRYFHNRGRDILGMDYVPPGLVKLAGADAGLRLFQADMRRLPFPDGAFQCVLAFGLYHGIEHGLDEALAETRRVLQPGGVLCASFRADNLQNRLLDWHADRRGRARAGGAPRQFHKLNLSHGEFTGLLRRAGFTVEKACSAQNYPFLYKFPCFRAREQAEFDESLGRKQGYRLNLAGRLLQGGLYALAPRQMCNVTVCLARKEAA encoded by the coding sequence ATGCGCGTGACCTACCGCCACGAACACGTGGACGCCTATTGGGCCAAGCGCTGGGCCGCGATCCCCGCCGACGAGGAGGCCGCCAACCCGGAGGCCTATCCGCTGCGCTACGCCCTGGAGGCCCTGGAGGGCGTGAGCGGCCGGATCCTGGAGGCGGGCTGCGGCAGCGGCCGCATCCTGCGGTATTTCCACAACCGGGGCCGGGACATCCTGGGCATGGACTACGTGCCCCCGGGCCTGGTCAAGCTGGCCGGGGCCGACGCCGGCCTGCGCCTGTTCCAGGCGGACATGCGCCGCCTGCCGTTTCCCGACGGCGCGTTCCAGTGCGTGCTGGCCTTCGGCCTGTACCACGGCATCGAGCACGGTCTGGACGAGGCCCTGGCCGAGACCCGGCGGGTGCTCCAGCCGGGGGGCGTGCTCTGCGCCTCGTTCCGCGCGGACAACCTGCAGAACCGCCTGCTGGACTGGCACGCCGACCGGCGCGGCCGGGCCCGGGCGGGCGGCGCGCCGCGCCAGTTCCACAAGCTGAACCTGTCCCACGGCGAGTTCACGGGGCTGCTCCGGCGGGCCGGATTCACGGTGGAGAAGGCCTGCTCGGCCCAGAACTACCCGTTCCTTTACAAGTTCCCCTGCTTCCGGGCCCGGGAGCAGGCCGAATTCGACGAGAGCCTGGGCCGGAAGCAGGGCTACCGCCTGAACCTGGCCGGGAGGCTGCTGCAGGGCGGGCTGTATGCCCTCGCGCCGCGCCAGATGTGCAACGTGACCGTCTGTCTGGCCCGCAAGGAGGCCGCATGA